The following proteins come from a genomic window of Cyanobacterium sp. T60_A2020_053:
- a CDS encoding CBS domain-containing protein, which yields MNKTVAEIMTPSPLTVTPTTPLPEAISILAKNQLSGLPVVDEDKKLVGVISESDLMWQETGVEPPPYIMILDSVIYLENPSRYENEIHKALGQTVGEVMTKKPMTINRDDTVKKAAQIFHDKKISRLPVIDNDDNVVGIVTQGDIIRAMASEKETDNR from the coding sequence ATGAATAAAACTGTCGCTGAAATTATGACACCATCACCCCTAACGGTGACACCGACAACGCCCCTCCCAGAAGCTATTAGTATTCTGGCAAAAAATCAGTTAAGTGGTCTACCTGTGGTTGATGAAGATAAAAAATTAGTGGGTGTAATTTCTGAAAGTGATTTGATGTGGCAAGAAACAGGAGTTGAACCACCTCCTTATATCATGATTTTAGATAGTGTTATTTATTTGGAAAATCCTAGTCGTTACGAGAATGAAATTCATAAGGCATTAGGGCAAACTGTGGGAGAAGTTATGACAAAAAAACCCATGACTATTAACCGAGATGACACGGTGAAAAAGGCAGCTCAAATTTTTCATGATAAAAAAATCAGTCGCTTACCTGTTATCGATAATGATGATAATGTAGTAGGAATTGTCACTCAAGGGGATATTATTCGCGCCATGGCTTCGGAAAAGGAAACTGACAATCGATAA